The proteins below come from a single Longimicrobiales bacterium genomic window:
- a CDS encoding tetratricopeptide repeat protein: SARMVGEAALMAGDAARARRSLDRALAASPDDVPLLVLAGTAHARIGEMAAAERVLRRALELDDFAVAARVALGRSYALGGDEDAAAREFRAALDVLPSYGEAAFALADLETRRGHLRDAVHVLVDLLTVDPYHLDGLVRLGTLLTRLGRVTEAGVAFRRVLHFDPGHQHALAGLEALMPTHPDAPVDPTPDWSH; encoded by the coding sequence TGAGCGCGCGCATGGTCGGTGAGGCAGCACTCATGGCCGGCGATGCGGCGCGTGCACGCCGCTCGCTCGATCGTGCGCTCGCAGCGTCCCCCGACGATGTGCCACTGCTCGTGCTTGCGGGCACCGCGCACGCCCGGATCGGCGAGATGGCTGCGGCGGAGCGTGTGCTGCGCCGGGCGCTCGAGCTCGACGACTTCGCGGTCGCGGCGCGCGTCGCGCTCGGCCGCTCGTACGCACTGGGTGGCGACGAGGACGCCGCGGCGCGCGAATTCCGTGCAGCGCTCGACGTGCTGCCGAGCTACGGGGAAGCGGCATTCGCACTGGCCGACCTGGAGACCAGGCGCGGACACCTGCGCGATGCGGTGCACGTGCTCGTCGATCTGCTGACGGTGGATCCGTATCACCTGGACGGGCTCGTGCGCCTGGGCACACTGCTGACCCGCCTCGGGCGCGTGACGGAGGCCGGTGTTGCGTTCCGACGCGTGCTGCACTTCGACCCGGGTCACCAGCATGCGCTGGCCGGACTCGAGGCACTGATGCCGACGCACCCTGACGCGCCGGTCGATCCGACGCCGGACTGGAGCCACTGA